Proteins encoded within one genomic window of Macaca fascicularis isolate 582-1 chromosome 16, T2T-MFA8v1.1:
- the ARHGEF15 gene encoding rho guanine nucleotide exchange factor 15 isoform X1, producing the protein MSAQSLPAATPPTQKPPRIIRPRPPSRSRAAQSSGPPHNGSSPQELPRTSNDAPTPVCTPIFWEPPAASLKPPALLPSSASRTSLDSQTSPESPSSTPTPSPVSRRSASPEPAPRSPVPPPKPSGSPRTPLLPMAGVLAQNGSASAPGTVRRLAGRFEGGAEGRVQDADAPEPGLQARADVNGEREAPLPGSGSQENGAPDAGLACPPCCPCVCHTTRPGLELRWVPVGGYEEVPRAPRRASPLRTSRSRPNPPSIGHPAVVLTSYRSTAERKLLPPLKPPKPTRVRQDVTIFRDPPQPDLDLPSEDGIQTGDSPDEAPRNAPPAAVEGREEEGLEVLKEQNWELPLQDEPLYQTYRAAVLSEELWGVGEDGSPSPANAGDAPTFPRPPGPRNTLWQELPAVQTSGLLDTLSPQERRMQESLFEVVTSEASYLRSLRLLTDTFVLSQALRDTLTPRDHHTLFSNVQRVQGVSERFLATLLSRVRSSPHISDLCDVVHAHAVGPFSVYVDYVRNQQYQEETYSRLMDTNMRFSAELRRLQSLPKCERLPLPSFLLLPFQRITRLRMLLQNILRQTEEGSSRQENAQKALGAVSKIIERCSAEVGRMKQTEELIRLTQRLRFHKVKALPLVSWSRRLEFQGELTELGCRRGGVLFASRPRFTPLCLLLFSDLLLITQPKSGQRLQVLDYAHRSLVQAQQVPDPSGPPTFRLSLLSNHQGRPTHRLLQASSLSDMQRWLGAFPTPGPLPCSPDTIYEDCDCSQEMCSESSTPAKTEGRSLESRAAPKHLHKTPEGWLKGLPGAFPAQLVCEVTGEHERRRHLRQHQRLLEAVGPSSGTPNAPPP; encoded by the exons ATGTCAGCCCAGTCCCTTCCCGCAGCAACACCCCCCACGCAGAAGCCCCCTCGGATCATCCGCCCCCGCCCTCCTTCTCGTTCCAGGGCTGCCCAGTCCTCAGGGCCTCCCCACAACGGCTCCTCTCCACAAGAACTTCCCCGAACCTCCAATGATGCACCAACCCCAGTGTGCACCCCCATCTTCTGGGAGCCCCCAGCTGCATCCCTCAAGCCCCCTGCTCTTTTGCCCTCCTCAGCTTCTAGAACCAGCCTCGACTCCCAGACTTCCCCAGAGTCACCTTCCAGCACCCCCACACCTAGTCCAGTGTCCCGGCGCTCCGCCTCCCCAGAACCTGCTCCCCGGTCCCCAGTCCCCCCACCCAAGCCTTCTGGGTCACCCCGCACACCTCTGCTCCCCATGGCCGGGGTCCTGGCTCAGAATggctctgcctcagcccctggcacTGTGCGGAGGCTGGCTGGCAGGTTTGAAGGGGGTGCTGAAGGCCGGGTTCAGGATGCAGACGCCCCGGAGCCAGGTCTCCAAGCGAGAGCAGATGTGAATGGGGAGAGAGAAGCTCCCCTCCCCGGGAGTGGGTCCCAGGAGAACGGTGCTCCAG ATGCTGGCCTGGCCTGCCCTCCCTGCTGCCCCTGTGTCTGCCACACCACCCGACCTGGCCTGGAGCTCAGATGGGTGCCTGTGGGGGGCTATGAGGAGGTCCCCAGGGCCCCCCGTCGGGCCTCTCCGCTGCGGACCTCTCGCTCCCGCCCCAATCCTCCAAGCATCGGTCACCCTGCTGTGGTCCTCACATCCTACCGCTCCACTGCCGAGCGCAAACTCCTGCCACCCCTCAAGCCTCCCAAACCAACTCGTGTCAGGCAGGACGTCACCATTTTCAGGGACCCCCCACAGCCAGATCTTGATCTGCCTTCTGAAGATGGAATCCAAACAG GGGACAGTCCTGATGAAGCTCCTCGGAACGCTCCTCCAGCAGCTGTGGAGGGGAG GGAAGAGGAGGGGCTAGAGGTGCTGAAGGAGCAGAACTGGGAGCTGCCCCTGCAGGATG AACCTCTGTACCAGACCTACCGAGCAGCCGTGCTGTCAGAGGAGCTGTGGGGGGTCGGTGAGGATGGGAGTCCTTCTCCAGCAAATGCTGGAGATGCGCCCACTTTCCCACGACCCCCTGGACCTCGCAACACCCTGTGGCAGGAGCTTCCGGCTGTGCAAACAAGCGGCCTTCTGGATACCCTCAGCCCCCAGGAGAGGCGCATGCAGGAG AGTCTTTTCGAGGTGGTAACGTCCGAGGCTTCCTACCTGCGCTCCCTGCGGCTGCTGACCGACACTTTCGTGCTGAGCCAGGCACTCCGGGACACGCTCACCCCCCGTGATCACCACACACTCTTCTCCAATGTGCAGCGAGTCCAGGGAGTCAGCGAACG GTTTCTAGCAACGCTCCTGTCCCGTGTGCGCTCTTCCCCCCACATCAGCGACCTGTGTGATGTGGTGCACGCCCACGCTGTGGGGCCTTTCTCGGTGTATGTGGATTATGTGCGGAACCAACAGTATCAGGAGGAGACCTACAGCCGCCTCAT GGACACCAACATGCGCTTCTCCGCCGAGCTGCGCCGGCTGCAGAGCCTCCCTAAGTGTGAGCGGCTCCCGCTGCCGTCCTTCCTGCTACTGCCCTTCCAGCGCATCACCCGGCTCCGCATGCTACTGCAG AATATCCTGCGTCAGACAGAAGAGGGGTCCAGCCGTCAGGAGAATGCCCAGAAGGCCCTGGGTGCTGTCAGCAAG ATCATCGAGCGTTGCAGCGCTGAGGTGGGGCGCATGAAGCAGACTGAAGAGCTGATCCGGCTCACCCAAAGGCTGCGCTTCCACAAAGTCAAG gccctgcccctAGTCTCCTGGTCACGGCGCCTGGAGTTCCAGGGAGAGCTGACCGAGTTAGGGTGCCGGAGGGGGGGCGTGCTCTTTGCCTCGCGCCCCCGCTTCACCCCTCTTTGCCTGCTGCTCTTCAGCGACCTGCTGCTCATCACTCAGCCTAAGAG TGGGCAGCGGCTACAGGTTCTGGACTATGCCCATCGCTCCCTGGTCCAGGCCCAGCAGGTTCCGGATCCATCTGGACCCCCTACCTTCCGCCTCTCCCTTCTCAGCAACCACCAGGGTCGCCCCACCCACCGGCTACTCCAAGCTTCTTCCCT ATCAGACATGCAGCGCTGGCTAGGAGCCTTCCCGACCCCAGGCCCTCTTCCCTGCTCCCCAGACACCATCTATGAGGACTGTG ACTGTTCCCAGGAAATGTGTTCAGAGTCATCTACACCTGCCAAAACTGAAGGACGGAGTCTGGAGTCCAGGGCTGCCCCCAAACACCTGCACAAGACCCCTGAAG GTTGGCTGAAGGGGCTTCCTGGGGCCTTCCCTGCCCAGCTGGTGTGTGAAGTCACAGGGGAACACGAAAGGAGGAGGCACCTTCGCCAGCACCAGAGGCTTCTAGAGGCTGTTGGGCCTTCTTCAGGCACCCCCAATGCCCCCCCACCTTAA
- the ARHGEF15 gene encoding rho guanine nucleotide exchange factor 15 isoform X2, with translation MSAQSLPAATPPTQKPPRIIRPRPPSRSRAAQSSGPPHNGSSPQELPRTSNDAPTPVCTPIFWEPPAASLKPPALLPSSASRTSLDSQTSPESPSSTPTPSPVSRRSASPEPAPRSPVPPPKPSGSPRTPLLPMAGVLAQNGSASAPGTVRRLAGRFEGGAEGRVQDADAPEPGLQARADVNGEREAPLPGSGSQENGAPDAGLACPPCCPCVCHTTRPGLELRWVPVGGYEEVPRAPRRASPLRTSRSRPNPPSIGHPAVVLTSYRSTAERKLLPPLKPPKPTRVRQDVTIFRDPPQPDLDLPSEDGIQTGDSPDEAPRNAPPAAVEGREEEGLEVLKEQNWELPLQDEPLYQTYRAAVLSEELWGVGEDGSPSPANAGDAPTFPRPPGPRNTLWQELPAVQTSGLLDTLSPQERRMQESLFEVVTSEASYLRSLRLLTDTFVLSQALRDTLTPRDHHTLFSNVQRVQGVSERFLATLLSRVRSSPHISDLCDVVHAHAVGPFSVYVDYVRNQQYQEETYSRLMDTNMRFSAELRRLQSLPKCERLPLPSFLLLPFQRITRLRMLLQNILRQTEEGSSRQENAQKALGAVSKIIERCSAEVGRMKQTEELIRLTQRLRFHKVKALPLVSWSRRLEFQGELTELGCRRGGVLFASRPRFTPLCLLLFSDLLLITQPKRSDMQRWLGAFPTPGPLPCSPDTIYEDCDCSQEMCSESSTPAKTEGRSLESRAAPKHLHKTPEGWLKGLPGAFPAQLVCEVTGEHERRRHLRQHQRLLEAVGPSSGTPNAPPP, from the exons ATGTCAGCCCAGTCCCTTCCCGCAGCAACACCCCCCACGCAGAAGCCCCCTCGGATCATCCGCCCCCGCCCTCCTTCTCGTTCCAGGGCTGCCCAGTCCTCAGGGCCTCCCCACAACGGCTCCTCTCCACAAGAACTTCCCCGAACCTCCAATGATGCACCAACCCCAGTGTGCACCCCCATCTTCTGGGAGCCCCCAGCTGCATCCCTCAAGCCCCCTGCTCTTTTGCCCTCCTCAGCTTCTAGAACCAGCCTCGACTCCCAGACTTCCCCAGAGTCACCTTCCAGCACCCCCACACCTAGTCCAGTGTCCCGGCGCTCCGCCTCCCCAGAACCTGCTCCCCGGTCCCCAGTCCCCCCACCCAAGCCTTCTGGGTCACCCCGCACACCTCTGCTCCCCATGGCCGGGGTCCTGGCTCAGAATggctctgcctcagcccctggcacTGTGCGGAGGCTGGCTGGCAGGTTTGAAGGGGGTGCTGAAGGCCGGGTTCAGGATGCAGACGCCCCGGAGCCAGGTCTCCAAGCGAGAGCAGATGTGAATGGGGAGAGAGAAGCTCCCCTCCCCGGGAGTGGGTCCCAGGAGAACGGTGCTCCAG ATGCTGGCCTGGCCTGCCCTCCCTGCTGCCCCTGTGTCTGCCACACCACCCGACCTGGCCTGGAGCTCAGATGGGTGCCTGTGGGGGGCTATGAGGAGGTCCCCAGGGCCCCCCGTCGGGCCTCTCCGCTGCGGACCTCTCGCTCCCGCCCCAATCCTCCAAGCATCGGTCACCCTGCTGTGGTCCTCACATCCTACCGCTCCACTGCCGAGCGCAAACTCCTGCCACCCCTCAAGCCTCCCAAACCAACTCGTGTCAGGCAGGACGTCACCATTTTCAGGGACCCCCCACAGCCAGATCTTGATCTGCCTTCTGAAGATGGAATCCAAACAG GGGACAGTCCTGATGAAGCTCCTCGGAACGCTCCTCCAGCAGCTGTGGAGGGGAG GGAAGAGGAGGGGCTAGAGGTGCTGAAGGAGCAGAACTGGGAGCTGCCCCTGCAGGATG AACCTCTGTACCAGACCTACCGAGCAGCCGTGCTGTCAGAGGAGCTGTGGGGGGTCGGTGAGGATGGGAGTCCTTCTCCAGCAAATGCTGGAGATGCGCCCACTTTCCCACGACCCCCTGGACCTCGCAACACCCTGTGGCAGGAGCTTCCGGCTGTGCAAACAAGCGGCCTTCTGGATACCCTCAGCCCCCAGGAGAGGCGCATGCAGGAG AGTCTTTTCGAGGTGGTAACGTCCGAGGCTTCCTACCTGCGCTCCCTGCGGCTGCTGACCGACACTTTCGTGCTGAGCCAGGCACTCCGGGACACGCTCACCCCCCGTGATCACCACACACTCTTCTCCAATGTGCAGCGAGTCCAGGGAGTCAGCGAACG GTTTCTAGCAACGCTCCTGTCCCGTGTGCGCTCTTCCCCCCACATCAGCGACCTGTGTGATGTGGTGCACGCCCACGCTGTGGGGCCTTTCTCGGTGTATGTGGATTATGTGCGGAACCAACAGTATCAGGAGGAGACCTACAGCCGCCTCAT GGACACCAACATGCGCTTCTCCGCCGAGCTGCGCCGGCTGCAGAGCCTCCCTAAGTGTGAGCGGCTCCCGCTGCCGTCCTTCCTGCTACTGCCCTTCCAGCGCATCACCCGGCTCCGCATGCTACTGCAG AATATCCTGCGTCAGACAGAAGAGGGGTCCAGCCGTCAGGAGAATGCCCAGAAGGCCCTGGGTGCTGTCAGCAAG ATCATCGAGCGTTGCAGCGCTGAGGTGGGGCGCATGAAGCAGACTGAAGAGCTGATCCGGCTCACCCAAAGGCTGCGCTTCCACAAAGTCAAG gccctgcccctAGTCTCCTGGTCACGGCGCCTGGAGTTCCAGGGAGAGCTGACCGAGTTAGGGTGCCGGAGGGGGGGCGTGCTCTTTGCCTCGCGCCCCCGCTTCACCCCTCTTTGCCTGCTGCTCTTCAGCGACCTGCTGCTCATCACTCAGCCTAAGAG ATCAGACATGCAGCGCTGGCTAGGAGCCTTCCCGACCCCAGGCCCTCTTCCCTGCTCCCCAGACACCATCTATGAGGACTGTG ACTGTTCCCAGGAAATGTGTTCAGAGTCATCTACACCTGCCAAAACTGAAGGACGGAGTCTGGAGTCCAGGGCTGCCCCCAAACACCTGCACAAGACCCCTGAAG GTTGGCTGAAGGGGCTTCCTGGGGCCTTCCCTGCCCAGCTGGTGTGTGAAGTCACAGGGGAACACGAAAGGAGGAGGCACCTTCGCCAGCACCAGAGGCTTCTAGAGGCTGTTGGGCCTTCTTCAGGCACCCCCAATGCCCCCCCACCTTAA
- the ARHGEF15 gene encoding rho guanine nucleotide exchange factor 15 isoform X3 — translation MGREKLPSPGVGPRRTVLQMLAWPALPAAPVSATPPDLAWSSDGCLWGAMRRSPGPPVGPLRCGPLAPAPILQASVTLLWSSHPTAPLPSANSCHPSSLPNQLVSGRTSPFSGTPHSQILICLLKMESKQGTVLMKLLGTLLQQLWRGEPLYQTYRAAVLSEELWGVGEDGSPSPANAGDAPTFPRPPGPRNTLWQELPAVQTSGLLDTLSPQERRMQESLFEVVTSEASYLRSLRLLTDTFVLSQALRDTLTPRDHHTLFSNVQRVQGVSERFLATLLSRVRSSPHISDLCDVVHAHAVGPFSVYVDYVRNQQYQEETYSRLMDTNMRFSAELRRLQSLPKCERLPLPSFLLLPFQRITRLRMLLQNILRQTEEGSSRQENAQKALGAVSKIIERCSAEVGRMKQTEELIRLTQRLRFHKVKALPLVSWSRRLEFQGELTELGCRRGGVLFASRPRFTPLCLLLFSDLLLITQPKSGQRLQVLDYAHRSLVQAQQVPDPSGPPTFRLSLLSNHQGRPTHRLLQASSLSDMQRWLGAFPTPGPLPCSPDTIYEDCDCSQEMCSESSTPAKTEGRSLESRAAPKHLHKTPEGWLKGLPGAFPAQLVCEVTGEHERRRHLRQHQRLLEAVGPSSGTPNAPPP, via the exons ATGGGGAGAGAGAAGCTCCCCTCCCCGGGAGTGGGTCCCAGGAGAACGGTGCTCCAG ATGCTGGCCTGGCCTGCCCTCCCTGCTGCCCCTGTGTCTGCCACACCACCCGACCTGGCCTGGAGCTCAGATGGGTGCCTGTGGGGGGCTATGAGGAGGTCCCCAGGGCCCCCCGTCGGGCCTCTCCGCTGCGGACCTCTCGCTCCCGCCCCAATCCTCCAAGCATCGGTCACCCTGCTGTGGTCCTCACATCCTACCGCTCCACTGCCGAGCGCAAACTCCTGCCACCCCTCAAGCCTCCCAAACCAACTCGTGTCAGGCAGGACGTCACCATTTTCAGGGACCCCCCACAGCCAGATCTTGATCTGCCTTCTGAAGATGGAATCCAAACAG GGGACAGTCCTGATGAAGCTCCTCGGAACGCTCCTCCAGCAGCTGTGGAGGGGAG AACCTCTGTACCAGACCTACCGAGCAGCCGTGCTGTCAGAGGAGCTGTGGGGGGTCGGTGAGGATGGGAGTCCTTCTCCAGCAAATGCTGGAGATGCGCCCACTTTCCCACGACCCCCTGGACCTCGCAACACCCTGTGGCAGGAGCTTCCGGCTGTGCAAACAAGCGGCCTTCTGGATACCCTCAGCCCCCAGGAGAGGCGCATGCAGGAG AGTCTTTTCGAGGTGGTAACGTCCGAGGCTTCCTACCTGCGCTCCCTGCGGCTGCTGACCGACACTTTCGTGCTGAGCCAGGCACTCCGGGACACGCTCACCCCCCGTGATCACCACACACTCTTCTCCAATGTGCAGCGAGTCCAGGGAGTCAGCGAACG GTTTCTAGCAACGCTCCTGTCCCGTGTGCGCTCTTCCCCCCACATCAGCGACCTGTGTGATGTGGTGCACGCCCACGCTGTGGGGCCTTTCTCGGTGTATGTGGATTATGTGCGGAACCAACAGTATCAGGAGGAGACCTACAGCCGCCTCAT GGACACCAACATGCGCTTCTCCGCCGAGCTGCGCCGGCTGCAGAGCCTCCCTAAGTGTGAGCGGCTCCCGCTGCCGTCCTTCCTGCTACTGCCCTTCCAGCGCATCACCCGGCTCCGCATGCTACTGCAG AATATCCTGCGTCAGACAGAAGAGGGGTCCAGCCGTCAGGAGAATGCCCAGAAGGCCCTGGGTGCTGTCAGCAAG ATCATCGAGCGTTGCAGCGCTGAGGTGGGGCGCATGAAGCAGACTGAAGAGCTGATCCGGCTCACCCAAAGGCTGCGCTTCCACAAAGTCAAG gccctgcccctAGTCTCCTGGTCACGGCGCCTGGAGTTCCAGGGAGAGCTGACCGAGTTAGGGTGCCGGAGGGGGGGCGTGCTCTTTGCCTCGCGCCCCCGCTTCACCCCTCTTTGCCTGCTGCTCTTCAGCGACCTGCTGCTCATCACTCAGCCTAAGAG TGGGCAGCGGCTACAGGTTCTGGACTATGCCCATCGCTCCCTGGTCCAGGCCCAGCAGGTTCCGGATCCATCTGGACCCCCTACCTTCCGCCTCTCCCTTCTCAGCAACCACCAGGGTCGCCCCACCCACCGGCTACTCCAAGCTTCTTCCCT ATCAGACATGCAGCGCTGGCTAGGAGCCTTCCCGACCCCAGGCCCTCTTCCCTGCTCCCCAGACACCATCTATGAGGACTGTG ACTGTTCCCAGGAAATGTGTTCAGAGTCATCTACACCTGCCAAAACTGAAGGACGGAGTCTGGAGTCCAGGGCTGCCCCCAAACACCTGCACAAGACCCCTGAAG GTTGGCTGAAGGGGCTTCCTGGGGCCTTCCCTGCCCAGCTGGTGTGTGAAGTCACAGGGGAACACGAAAGGAGGAGGCACCTTCGCCAGCACCAGAGGCTTCTAGAGGCTGTTGGGCCTTCTTCAGGCACCCCCAATGCCCCCCCACCTTAA
- the ARHGEF15 gene encoding rho guanine nucleotide exchange factor 15 isoform X4: protein MQESLFEVVTSEASYLRSLRLLTDTFVLSQALRDTLTPRDHHTLFSNVQRVQGVSERFLATLLSRVRSSPHISDLCDVVHAHAVGPFSVYVDYVRNQQYQEETYSRLMDTNMRFSAELRRLQSLPKCERLPLPSFLLLPFQRITRLRMLLQNILRQTEEGSSRQENAQKALGAVSKIIERCSAEVGRMKQTEELIRLTQRLRFHKVKALPLVSWSRRLEFQGELTELGCRRGGVLFASRPRFTPLCLLLFSDLLLITQPKSGQRLQVLDYAHRSLVQAQQVPDPSGPPTFRLSLLSNHQGRPTHRLLQASSLSDMQRWLGAFPTPGPLPCSPDTIYEDCDCSQEMCSESSTPAKTEGRSLESRAAPKHLHKTPEGWLKGLPGAFPAQLVCEVTGEHERRRHLRQHQRLLEAVGPSSGTPNAPPP from the exons ATGCAGGAG AGTCTTTTCGAGGTGGTAACGTCCGAGGCTTCCTACCTGCGCTCCCTGCGGCTGCTGACCGACACTTTCGTGCTGAGCCAGGCACTCCGGGACACGCTCACCCCCCGTGATCACCACACACTCTTCTCCAATGTGCAGCGAGTCCAGGGAGTCAGCGAACG GTTTCTAGCAACGCTCCTGTCCCGTGTGCGCTCTTCCCCCCACATCAGCGACCTGTGTGATGTGGTGCACGCCCACGCTGTGGGGCCTTTCTCGGTGTATGTGGATTATGTGCGGAACCAACAGTATCAGGAGGAGACCTACAGCCGCCTCAT GGACACCAACATGCGCTTCTCCGCCGAGCTGCGCCGGCTGCAGAGCCTCCCTAAGTGTGAGCGGCTCCCGCTGCCGTCCTTCCTGCTACTGCCCTTCCAGCGCATCACCCGGCTCCGCATGCTACTGCAG AATATCCTGCGTCAGACAGAAGAGGGGTCCAGCCGTCAGGAGAATGCCCAGAAGGCCCTGGGTGCTGTCAGCAAG ATCATCGAGCGTTGCAGCGCTGAGGTGGGGCGCATGAAGCAGACTGAAGAGCTGATCCGGCTCACCCAAAGGCTGCGCTTCCACAAAGTCAAG gccctgcccctAGTCTCCTGGTCACGGCGCCTGGAGTTCCAGGGAGAGCTGACCGAGTTAGGGTGCCGGAGGGGGGGCGTGCTCTTTGCCTCGCGCCCCCGCTTCACCCCTCTTTGCCTGCTGCTCTTCAGCGACCTGCTGCTCATCACTCAGCCTAAGAG TGGGCAGCGGCTACAGGTTCTGGACTATGCCCATCGCTCCCTGGTCCAGGCCCAGCAGGTTCCGGATCCATCTGGACCCCCTACCTTCCGCCTCTCCCTTCTCAGCAACCACCAGGGTCGCCCCACCCACCGGCTACTCCAAGCTTCTTCCCT ATCAGACATGCAGCGCTGGCTAGGAGCCTTCCCGACCCCAGGCCCTCTTCCCTGCTCCCCAGACACCATCTATGAGGACTGTG ACTGTTCCCAGGAAATGTGTTCAGAGTCATCTACACCTGCCAAAACTGAAGGACGGAGTCTGGAGTCCAGGGCTGCCCCCAAACACCTGCACAAGACCCCTGAAG GTTGGCTGAAGGGGCTTCCTGGGGCCTTCCCTGCCCAGCTGGTGTGTGAAGTCACAGGGGAACACGAAAGGAGGAGGCACCTTCGCCAGCACCAGAGGCTTCTAGAGGCTGTTGGGCCTTCTTCAGGCACCCCCAATGCCCCCCCACCTTAA